The following are encoded in a window of Haloarcula hispanica ATCC 33960 genomic DNA:
- a CDS encoding acyl-CoA dehydrogenase family protein — protein MNFEETEERSMIRSTAADVAAEYGPEYWREKEEAGEFGEEFWDELAAAGFHGLLVPPEYEGAGMGIQEMGLVMETLCAEGCGMAGTWYLVLTAGMAAAGISESGTEAQKQTYLPDIANGKRNFSIGITEPEAGTNTLNVATRAEKDGDEYVLNGNKAWITFADRADNMILVTRTTPRDEVERGTDGISLFIVDMDDPGIDVSPIPKHGINYSKSCEVFIEDVRVPEENLLGEEDDGWWTLVDMLNPERIGFAAAGTGIGKLAADTAIEYASDREVFGAPVGSHQAVSFPITKAYARMETAALMREKASWLYDQGEECGYETNVAKATAVSAGIEAVKQSMQAFGGWGYAKEYDVERWWREINLTRLAPVSQQMAYNHIGQHLGFPRSY, from the coding sequence ATGAATTTCGAAGAAACAGAGGAACGCTCGATGATTCGGTCGACCGCGGCGGACGTGGCGGCCGAGTACGGACCGGAGTACTGGCGCGAGAAAGAGGAAGCAGGCGAGTTCGGAGAGGAATTCTGGGACGAACTGGCCGCGGCCGGCTTCCACGGCCTGCTGGTCCCGCCGGAGTACGAAGGGGCTGGTATGGGCATCCAGGAGATGGGGCTGGTCATGGAGACGCTCTGTGCCGAGGGCTGTGGCATGGCAGGCACCTGGTATCTGGTGCTCACCGCCGGCATGGCCGCTGCCGGTATCAGCGAGAGCGGAACAGAAGCGCAGAAGCAGACCTATCTGCCGGACATCGCCAACGGCAAGCGAAACTTCTCTATCGGCATCACGGAGCCCGAGGCCGGGACAAACACGCTGAACGTCGCCACCCGCGCGGAGAAAGACGGCGACGAGTACGTTCTGAACGGGAACAAGGCCTGGATTACCTTCGCCGACCGGGCTGACAACATGATTCTCGTCACGCGCACGACCCCACGCGACGAGGTCGAGCGCGGGACCGACGGTATAAGCCTGTTTATCGTCGATATGGACGACCCCGGCATCGACGTGTCCCCGATTCCCAAACACGGCATCAACTACTCGAAGTCCTGTGAAGTCTTCATCGAGGACGTTCGGGTCCCCGAGGAGAACCTCCTGGGGGAGGAAGACGACGGCTGGTGGACTCTGGTCGATATGCTGAACCCGGAACGCATCGGCTTTGCGGCCGCCGGGACCGGTATCGGCAAACTGGCCGCCGACACTGCTATCGAGTACGCTAGCGACCGGGAGGTGTTTGGCGCGCCTGTCGGGAGCCATCAGGCGGTGTCGTTCCCGATCACCAAGGCGTACGCCCGCATGGAAACGGCGGCGCTCATGCGTGAGAAGGCCTCTTGGCTCTACGACCAGGGCGAGGAGTGCGGGTACGAGACGAACGTCGCGAAGGCGACGGCCGTCAGTGCTGGCATCGAAGCGGTCAAGCAATCCATGCAGGCGTTCGGCGGCTGGGGCTACGCGAAGGAGTACGACGTCGAACGCTGGTGGCGCGAAATCAACCTGACACGGCTGGCCCCGGTTTCCCAGCAGATGGCGTACAACCACATCGGGCAGCACCTCGGCTTCCCCAGATCCTACTAA
- a CDS encoding UbiD family decarboxylase: MSVSSLREYLDLLDTTGWLRSFDQPVSWDLEASAATMLANIRDGPIPVFESIAGLETESKLVGDPYRGPQTRPWDHFARALGLSGGLSGRTYYDRVIDRLNAPQAPRTVASQEAPCKETVRTGNEVDLLSFPWPYIHEGDGGRYSNLHTIVAPDPDTEWGTWSSHRMMIHDSSQASLLLLAGEQVPNRYYYDYEPRGEPMPVAVVIGAEPTVECTADMWIPTGRSEAAFAGGLKSEPVDLVQCETNDLYVPATAELVLEGHVRPDDRLDEGPFGDYFGYMNGPRRSMPVFEVDAITHRHEPRIPFCVEGSGVGYGQNSTSTLRLVAAGPDATVGLRAAGFDVAMAVPWRFTSRTVWVIATDRPYPGYLHELANFIFTTWGMLHIDFFVFVDAAVDPLDPRAVLTAIALEADPDADFHQFGVERMPKVPLNIYQTPDEKGNADVGTSKAKTAKAYIDATTDGDAAEMAATTETRKRAQERLVEAGLNAARFDRLDEREGQSQ; encoded by the coding sequence ATGTCGGTTAGTTCGCTCCGCGAGTACCTCGATTTGCTCGACACGACCGGTTGGCTCCGGTCCTTTGACCAACCGGTGTCGTGGGACCTCGAAGCGAGCGCGGCGACGATGCTCGCCAATATCCGCGACGGCCCGATTCCGGTGTTCGAGTCCATCGCAGGGCTAGAGACGGAGTCGAAACTGGTTGGCGATCCGTACCGCGGCCCCCAGACGCGTCCCTGGGATCACTTCGCCCGCGCGCTGGGACTCTCAGGCGGCCTTTCGGGCCGTACGTACTACGACCGAGTGATTGATCGCCTCAACGCGCCACAAGCGCCCCGAACTGTCGCGAGCCAGGAGGCCCCCTGCAAAGAAACAGTGCGGACGGGGAACGAGGTCGACCTCCTGTCGTTTCCGTGGCCATATATCCATGAGGGCGACGGGGGACGGTACTCGAATCTCCACACCATCGTCGCACCGGACCCCGACACGGAGTGGGGGACCTGGTCGAGCCATCGCATGATGATCCACGACTCCTCCCAGGCCAGTCTGCTGTTACTGGCCGGCGAGCAGGTACCCAACCGCTACTACTACGACTACGAACCCCGGGGCGAACCGATGCCCGTCGCGGTCGTCATCGGTGCCGAACCCACCGTCGAGTGTACTGCGGATATGTGGATTCCGACAGGCCGGAGCGAAGCGGCATTCGCGGGCGGCCTGAAAAGCGAGCCTGTGGACCTCGTCCAGTGCGAAACCAATGACCTGTACGTCCCGGCGACGGCCGAGTTAGTTCTCGAAGGCCACGTTCGACCCGACGACCGCCTCGACGAGGGGCCGTTCGGCGACTACTTCGGCTACATGAACGGCCCGCGACGCTCCATGCCGGTGTTCGAGGTCGATGCGATCACCCACCGCCACGAACCGCGAATACCGTTTTGTGTCGAGGGGAGCGGTGTCGGATACGGGCAAAACTCGACCAGTACGCTCCGGCTCGTCGCGGCCGGCCCCGACGCGACTGTCGGTCTTCGGGCCGCCGGATTCGACGTTGCGATGGCGGTCCCGTGGCGATTCACCTCTCGCACCGTCTGGGTCATCGCGACGGATCGACCGTATCCGGGCTATCTCCACGAACTGGCGAACTTCATTTTCACGACGTGGGGGATGCTCCACATCGATTTCTTCGTGTTTGTCGACGCTGCTGTCGACCCGCTCGACCCACGGGCAGTCTTGACAGCTATCGCGCTTGAGGCCGATCCGGACGCCGACTTCCATCAGTTCGGCGTCGAGCGAATGCCGAAAGTTCCGCTCAACATCTACCAGACGCCCGACGAGAAGGGCAACGCGGACGTGGGGACGTCGAAGGCGAAGACGGCCAAAGCCTACATTGACGCAACGACCGACGGTGACGCGGCGGAGATGGCAGCGACCACAGAAACCCGGAAGCGAGCCCAGGAGCGGCTGGTCGAAGCGGGCCTAAACGCTGCGCGGTTCGACCGGCTTGACGAGCGGGAGGGGCAGTCACAGTGA
- a CDS encoding acetyl/propionyl/methylcrotonyl-CoA carboxylase subunit alpha, which produces MFEKVLVANRGEIAVRVMAACEELGIETVAVYSDADRNAGHVEYADDAYNVGPAPASESYLDQTAILDVAERAGADAIHPGYGFLAENAAFATRVEAADGITWVGPPSDAMETLGEKTKARTVMQDAGVPVVPGTTDLVSEPDEVRELGAEYGYPIAIKAEGGGGGRGMKIVRSEAEVAEALKSAKREGEAYFGNDSVYVEKYLEAPKHVEVQVLADEHGNVRHLGERDCSLQRRHQKVIEEAPSPALDAELRTQIGEAARRGVSEAGYTNAGTVEFLVEDGEFYFMEVNTRIQVEHTVTEAVTGIDIVRWQLRVAAGEQLDFTQEDVSIDGHAVEYRINAENPAEDFAPTPGPLTTYAPPSSIGVRLDHAVSQGDEIGGDYDSMIAKLIVAGEDRDHCLDRSRRALDHFTVEGVHTTIPFHRLMLDDDTFRAGTHTTKYLDQELADDALDAAVARWGTDEVGGDASAASTDQIAVEVDGKRFDVVVTDGLPRISRDGNASGGSGSGTSGGNSSGGGPVATSGAITAEMQGTILSTEVAPGDDIAAGDVVCVLEAMKMENDVVASTGGTVASVPVAEGDSVDMGDTLVVLEE; this is translated from the coding sequence ATGTTCGAGAAAGTCCTTGTCGCAAACCGCGGCGAAATCGCGGTCCGTGTGATGGCTGCGTGTGAAGAGCTGGGTATCGAAACGGTCGCCGTCTACAGCGATGCCGACCGCAACGCCGGCCACGTTGAGTACGCCGACGACGCATACAACGTCGGCCCGGCACCCGCAAGCGAGTCGTACCTCGACCAGACCGCGATACTCGATGTTGCCGAGCGGGCCGGGGCCGACGCGATCCATCCCGGGTACGGCTTCCTCGCGGAAAACGCCGCGTTCGCTACCCGCGTCGAAGCCGCCGACGGAATCACCTGGGTCGGGCCGCCAAGCGACGCGATGGAGACGCTGGGTGAAAAGACGAAAGCCCGGACGGTGATGCAGGACGCCGGCGTCCCGGTCGTCCCCGGCACGACGGACCTCGTCAGCGAGCCGGACGAAGTGCGCGAACTGGGTGCCGAGTACGGCTACCCCATCGCGATAAAAGCCGAAGGTGGCGGCGGCGGTCGTGGCATGAAGATCGTCCGGAGCGAGGCCGAGGTCGCGGAGGCGCTCAAGAGCGCGAAGCGCGAGGGGGAAGCCTACTTCGGCAACGATTCCGTGTACGTCGAAAAGTACCTCGAAGCACCGAAACACGTCGAAGTGCAGGTGCTTGCAGACGAACACGGCAACGTCCGTCATCTGGGCGAGCGCGACTGCTCGCTCCAGCGTCGCCACCAGAAGGTCATCGAGGAAGCCCCGAGTCCCGCTCTCGATGCCGAACTGCGGACGCAGATCGGCGAGGCCGCCAGACGCGGTGTCAGCGAAGCCGGGTACACGAACGCCGGCACGGTGGAGTTCCTCGTCGAGGACGGGGAGTTCTACTTCATGGAGGTGAACACCCGCATTCAGGTCGAACACACCGTCACCGAGGCTGTGACGGGCATCGACATCGTTCGCTGGCAGCTCCGGGTCGCCGCGGGCGAGCAACTGGACTTTACACAGGAAGACGTGTCGATAGACGGACACGCCGTCGAGTACCGAATCAACGCGGAGAACCCGGCCGAGGACTTCGCGCCGACGCCGGGACCGCTGACGACGTACGCGCCGCCAAGCAGTATCGGTGTGCGGCTCGACCACGCAGTCTCGCAGGGCGACGAGATCGGGGGCGACTACGACTCGATGATCGCGAAGCTCATCGTCGCTGGCGAGGACCGGGACCACTGTCTGGACCGGTCGAGGCGTGCCCTCGACCATTTCACCGTGGAGGGTGTCCACACGACCATCCCGTTCCATCGATTGATGCTGGACGACGACACGTTCCGCGCCGGGACGCACACGACGAAATACCTCGATCAGGAACTCGCCGATGATGCCCTCGACGCGGCTGTTGCACGATGGGGGACTGACGAGGTCGGTGGCGACGCCTCGGCGGCGTCAACGGATCAAATCGCTGTCGAAGTCGATGGGAAGCGCTTCGATGTCGTCGTTACGGACGGACTGCCCCGCATCTCCCGTGATGGCAACGCCAGTGGCGGCTCCGGCAGTGGCACTTCGGGCGGCAACTCATCCGGTGGCGGCCCGGTGGCCACGTCGGGTGCGATTACGGCTGAGATGCAGGGCACTATCCTCTCGACCGAAGTCGCGCCCGGTGACGATATCGCAGCGGGCGATGTCGTCTGCGTGCTGGAGGCGATGAAAATGGAAAACGACGTGGTGGCATCCACGGGCGGCACTGTCGCGTCCGTCCCGGTCGCGGAGGGCGACTCCGTAGACATGGGTGACACCTTGGTTGTACTGGAGGAGTAA
- a CDS encoding ABC1 kinase family protein — MNGLFRRYLVVIVRFLPFALSFLRDRRRFVLFGSRRQVPDEKHRQRAEQIRDTMLELGPAFIKVGQVLSTRPDIVPPVYADVFGTLQDEVPEGAGGDPKHVVAEELGDELDQSTLEPVAGGSLAYVYTADYRGERIALKVRRPELKPVITRDLRVVRGLLPLIRPFATERQQYSIQNAADDFEDIILNELDFKREATIMADIRENFDDDERVVIPAIYEDLCSERVLAMEYLTGRKITDDDAFDDVDVTPHEMATRIINVYLEMGLVDGVFHADPHPGNLGVTDDGHLLLFDFGMSERLPPTVQDDIIALYRALVRRDVDDLVDALIALDVLEPHVNRAEVGRVLELVIENLEGQSEITWRQIITELTTNLRAFPFRIPPDVMLLIRVGTVGEGVCRQLDPEFDFLAAVRSFLVEQNLIESELDAIIEETWADVRRSLPALARVPSRVDRTLYRLERGELVVRTEPADGHGIGERNLGYAVIAGALIVAAAILTFHQRPYEIPVLAVAAGFLLVYLVDIES, encoded by the coding sequence ATGAACGGATTGTTTCGCCGGTACCTGGTCGTTATCGTCCGGTTTTTACCCTTCGCGCTGTCATTTCTCCGTGACCGTCGGCGGTTCGTCCTTTTTGGCTCACGAAGACAGGTTCCAGACGAGAAGCATCGACAACGGGCCGAGCAGATCCGGGATACGATGCTCGAACTCGGACCGGCCTTCATCAAAGTCGGGCAGGTACTCTCGACGCGCCCAGATATCGTTCCACCGGTGTATGCCGACGTTTTCGGAACCCTTCAGGACGAAGTGCCAGAGGGTGCAGGGGGCGATCCAAAACACGTCGTCGCGGAAGAACTGGGCGACGAACTCGATCAGTCGACGCTCGAACCGGTCGCCGGCGGGTCGCTCGCGTACGTCTATACGGCAGACTATCGGGGTGAGCGAATCGCACTGAAAGTTCGACGTCCCGAATTGAAACCCGTGATAACGCGTGACCTCCGGGTGGTCCGGGGGCTGCTTCCGCTGATTCGCCCCTTCGCTACCGAACGCCAGCAGTATTCGATCCAAAACGCGGCTGACGATTTTGAGGACATCATCCTGAACGAGTTGGATTTCAAGCGTGAAGCGACGATCATGGCCGATATCAGGGAGAACTTCGACGACGATGAGCGAGTCGTCATCCCTGCCATCTACGAAGACCTGTGCTCTGAGCGCGTGTTAGCTATGGAGTATCTGACCGGTCGGAAAATAACCGACGACGACGCTTTCGACGATGTCGACGTGACGCCACACGAGATGGCGACACGGATCATCAATGTGTACCTGGAGATGGGTCTCGTCGACGGCGTGTTCCACGCTGACCCCCATCCGGGCAACCTCGGCGTCACAGACGACGGCCATCTGTTACTCTTCGATTTCGGCATGAGCGAACGCCTGCCACCGACGGTTCAGGACGATATCATCGCCCTCTATCGGGCACTCGTCCGTCGTGACGTGGACGACCTGGTGGACGCGCTCATCGCGCTCGATGTCCTCGAACCACACGTCAACCGCGCCGAGGTCGGCCGGGTGCTCGAACTTGTCATCGAGAACCTCGAAGGCCAGTCGGAGATCACCTGGCGGCAGATCATCACGGAGCTGACGACGAACCTCCGTGCGTTCCCGTTTCGGATTCCGCCGGACGTGATGCTACTCATCCGTGTCGGGACCGTCGGTGAGGGCGTCTGTCGACAGCTCGATCCGGAGTTCGACTTCCTCGCCGCTGTTCGCTCGTTTCTCGTCGAACAGAACCTCATCGAGAGTGAATTGGACGCAATCATCGAGGAAACGTGGGCGGACGTGCGCCGGTCGCTTCCCGCGCTGGCACGGGTCCCGTCACGAGTCGACCGAACGTTGTATCGGCTCGAACGTGGTGAACTGGTCGTCCGTACGGAACCGGCTGATGGACATGGAATAGGGGAGCGGAATCTCGGTTACGCGGTGATCGCCGGAGCGCTCATCGTGGCAGCAGCGATTCTGACCTTTCACCAGCGTCCGTACGAGATCCCAGTACTTGCCGTCGCCGCCGGCTTTCTCCTCGTCTACCTCGTCGACATCGAGTCGTAG
- a CDS encoding acyl-CoA carboxylase subunit beta — protein MQVRISDDATESEAQAIAEALATHFEDDITLVIDSGETVASATYDSTRRDESTEPVDDDLGPTEREEALREEIAEILEGGPEKYKEQLPEEGKLFVRDRIDLWFGDDFLFEDGKFAEFDADDQLPADGLITGAAEFEGRDLHFMANDYTVKRGSMAAKGVEKFLRMQQRALKTGRPVLYLMDSSGGRIDQQTGFFANREGIGKFYYNHSMLSGRVPQICVLYGPCIAGAAYTPVFADFTVMVRDMSAMAIASPRMVEMVTGEKISLDDLGGPAVHAQHSGSADLIADDEEHARELVAKLIGYLPDNADEDPPQTSGTAPKRSPEGIDAVVPDKPNKGYDMFDVIERVVDAGSTLELRPEYGKEIITSFARIDGRPVGVIANQPAQRAGAIFPDAAEKAAQFIWTCDAYNIPLLYLCDTPGFMAGSGVEKEGILEQGKKMIYATSSATVPKQSVVVRKAYGAGIYAMSGPAYDPESTIGLPSGEIAIMGPEAAINAVYARKLSEIDDEDERQQKEQELREAYREDIDIHRMASEVVVDDIVPPSDLRTELTNRFAFYETVEKDLPDKKHGTIL, from the coding sequence ATGCAAGTCAGAATTTCAGACGACGCGACCGAATCGGAAGCACAGGCCATTGCCGAGGCGCTGGCGACACACTTTGAGGACGACATTACCCTCGTCATTGACAGCGGCGAAACGGTCGCCAGTGCCACGTACGACAGCACTCGACGGGACGAATCCACGGAACCGGTCGACGACGACCTCGGTCCGACCGAACGCGAAGAGGCCCTGCGCGAGGAGATTGCAGAGATCCTTGAAGGCGGGCCGGAAAAGTACAAGGAGCAGTTACCTGAGGAGGGCAAGCTGTTCGTCCGGGACCGTATCGACCTGTGGTTCGGTGACGATTTCCTGTTCGAGGACGGGAAATTTGCGGAGTTCGACGCCGACGACCAGCTCCCGGCTGACGGGCTCATCACGGGGGCCGCGGAGTTCGAGGGCCGTGACCTGCATTTCATGGCCAACGATTACACGGTCAAACGTGGCAGCATGGCGGCAAAGGGTGTCGAGAAGTTCCTCCGGATGCAACAGCGGGCACTGAAAACCGGGCGTCCGGTGCTGTACCTGATGGACTCCTCGGGCGGCCGTATCGACCAGCAGACGGGCTTTTTCGCCAACCGCGAAGGTATCGGGAAGTTCTACTACAACCACTCGATGCTATCGGGGCGGGTCCCGCAGATCTGTGTGCTGTACGGTCCCTGTATCGCCGGTGCAGCCTACACGCCGGTGTTCGCGGACTTCACCGTCATGGTTCGGGACATGAGCGCAATGGCCATCGCCAGCCCCCGGATGGTCGAAATGGTCACCGGCGAAAAGATCAGCCTCGACGACCTCGGAGGCCCTGCTGTCCACGCACAGCACTCCGGGAGTGCGGACCTCATCGCTGACGACGAGGAACACGCCCGCGAACTCGTCGCGAAACTCATCGGCTATCTGCCAGACAACGCCGACGAAGACCCACCACAGACCAGTGGGACGGCCCCGAAGCGCTCGCCGGAGGGTATCGACGCCGTTGTCCCGGACAAGCCGAACAAGGGTTACGATATGTTTGACGTGATTGAGCGGGTCGTCGACGCCGGGTCGACGCTCGAACTCCGGCCCGAATACGGCAAGGAGATAATCACGTCGTTCGCCCGGATAGACGGGCGGCCAGTCGGAGTTATCGCCAATCAGCCAGCCCAGCGTGCCGGGGCCATCTTCCCGGACGCGGCGGAGAAAGCCGCCCAGTTCATCTGGACCTGTGACGCCTACAACATCCCGCTGCTGTATCTCTGCGATACGCCGGGGTTCATGGCCGGGTCTGGCGTCGAGAAAGAGGGCATCCTCGAACAGGGCAAGAAGATGATCTACGCCACGTCTTCGGCGACAGTGCCCAAGCAGTCCGTTGTGGTCAGGAAGGCCTACGGCGCGGGCATTTACGCGATGTCCGGTCCCGCCTACGACCCCGAGTCGACAATCGGCCTTCCGAGTGGGGAAATCGCGATCATGGGACCTGAAGCGGCTATTAACGCCGTCTACGCCCGCAAGCTCTCCGAGATCGACGACGAGGACGAGCGACAGCAAAAGGAGCAGGAACTCCGCGAGGCCTACCGCGAGGATATCGACATTCATCGAATGGCTAGCGAGGTCGTCGTCGACGACATCGTCCCGCCGAGCGACCTCAGAACGGAACTGACGAACCGCTTTGCGTTCTACGAGACCGTCGAGAAAGACCTCCCGGACAAGAAACACGGGACCATCCTCTGA
- a CDS encoding UbiD family decarboxylase, with the protein MIPFTQYVRGLAGDDDLVRLDGPFEVPVDVLAAEALRASGPALRFQRAAGSDLVSGVFSGPDQTHQREARPWSRLSLGLGLDPEAMLVDLLETISTLGPAGGNLNPTYTGQAASGTDIDAQDLRFPQGETDTWPAVTLGVASVSTADGTHWAPVHGSVVGGDTLRVRVPDTLSSLVGEGTTMTIALGVPPAAITTAYLLAVTEQTATPIQSCGVTGTVPLVPTNGGLVPSATEVVMETTVVDCKPDFRSDRREGWEYVIESGPLSLSVERVRTTENPVIPVSPVGRPLADDTRLTGLVTAAALYHRLNNYWGISPVEWIMLPAEAELGICFVASDVLYGGFEWQLANILFSFSSLFDTVVIVDEDVPPQDFGRVLADIWLKSHPARDWTFSEPDAPAATRPHYRRDNETGSRLYVNAAWDPRWKETYIAPRVTFENSFPNDVRDVARVLWDEPDTAPGETTENESPH; encoded by the coding sequence GTGATACCGTTCACGCAGTACGTCCGCGGACTGGCCGGCGACGACGACCTCGTCCGACTCGACGGCCCGTTCGAAGTCCCGGTGGACGTGCTTGCGGCGGAGGCGCTCCGGGCGAGTGGGCCGGCGCTTCGATTCCAGCGAGCCGCCGGCAGTGATCTAGTTAGCGGTGTGTTCAGCGGCCCGGACCAGACACACCAGCGCGAGGCCAGGCCGTGGTCGCGGCTGTCGCTCGGCCTCGGACTCGACCCGGAAGCCATGCTCGTTGATCTACTGGAGACGATCAGCACTCTCGGCCCGGCCGGCGGGAACCTGAACCCGACATACACGGGTCAGGCGGCCTCGGGAACAGATATCGACGCACAGGACTTGCGGTTCCCGCAGGGCGAAACCGATACGTGGCCCGCAGTGACGCTTGGCGTCGCATCGGTCTCGACCGCTGACGGCACACACTGGGCACCGGTTCACGGCTCGGTCGTGGGCGGCGACACGCTCAGAGTGCGTGTCCCAGACACGCTGTCGTCGCTTGTCGGCGAAGGGACGACGATGACGATAGCGCTCGGCGTGCCGCCGGCGGCGATCACGACGGCGTACCTGCTCGCTGTCACCGAGCAAACTGCCACGCCGATCCAGTCCTGTGGGGTGACCGGAACCGTCCCGCTCGTCCCGACCAATGGCGGCCTCGTCCCGAGCGCGACGGAGGTCGTCATGGAGACGACGGTCGTGGACTGCAAGCCGGACTTCCGGTCCGACCGTCGAGAGGGCTGGGAATACGTCATCGAGAGCGGCCCGCTCTCGCTGTCGGTCGAGCGCGTCCGCACTACTGAAAACCCGGTCATCCCCGTCTCCCCCGTCGGTCGCCCACTCGCGGATGACACCCGTCTCACGGGGCTCGTGACCGCCGCAGCGCTCTATCACCGACTCAACAACTACTGGGGCATCTCGCCAGTCGAATGGATTATGCTGCCGGCAGAGGCTGAACTCGGTATCTGTTTCGTCGCTAGTGACGTGCTCTACGGCGGCTTCGAGTGGCAACTCGCGAACATCCTCTTTTCGTTCTCGTCGCTTTTCGACACAGTCGTTATCGTCGATGAAGACGTTCCGCCACAGGACTTCGGCCGCGTTCTGGCCGATATCTGGCTGAAATCCCACCCCGCCCGCGACTGGACGTTCAGCGAACCGGATGCACCGGCAGCGACACGCCCTCACTATCGACGAGACAACGAAACCGGCTCGCGCCTGTACGTGAACGCGGCGTGGGACCCGCGCTGGAAGGAAACCTACATCGCGCCGCGAGTCACGTTCGAGAACTCCTTCCCGAACGACGTCCGCGACGTGGCTCGTGTCCTGTGGGACGAACCCGACACCGCTCCCGGAGAGACGACTGAAAACGAATCGCCCCACTGA
- a CDS encoding acyl-CoA synthetase, with protein MVTSHNLPDYDTARNEFSWDDIYAAADWDAPNELNIGHEVADRHATDRGQVALYQVGTDGELSKMTFWELADRSSQFANVLDDLGVAQGDRVFSYMPRIPEHYVALVGTLKHGAVWGSVNERFGPDGISYRLDDCDAKVVVTTTDNRDTVEDALDEAPSVEHVLTVDRGGGAPADDVVFNTALDGASTAYEVAETSGEDDALLYYTSGTTGLAKGVLHKQRWIAGVAATQKYAVDLQDGDLYWSTGDLGWLTGAINTLGAWFWGASLFTYEGEFDTDEWAALLDEYPISVLFSVPTAYRMLRENEEVLADVDLDLRHALSIGEPLSAGVVEWGEDELGVTILDTYGQTETGNMIINNYPTMDLRPGSMGKPLPGIEADIVDPQSGEVLEPGETGEIAQRGDYPCFFAEFWNKPEKTQRAFIDGPDGKWYLSGDLAHKDEDGYFWFEGRADDVILSAGYRIGPFEVESSLGEHDAVAEAAVVPKPHEARGNIVKAYVVPSEDAEPSASLKEDIQSYVKEELSAHEYPREIEFREGLPKTVTGKIRRTELHDDAEAEAEVES; from the coding sequence ATGGTCACCAGCCACAACCTCCCGGACTACGACACAGCGCGAAACGAGTTCTCCTGGGACGATATATACGCGGCAGCGGACTGGGACGCACCAAACGAGCTGAACATCGGGCACGAAGTCGCCGACCGTCACGCGACCGACCGGGGCCAGGTCGCACTCTACCAGGTCGGGACCGACGGAGAGCTGTCGAAAATGACGTTCTGGGAGCTTGCTGACCGTTCGAGCCAGTTCGCCAACGTTCTCGACGACCTCGGGGTCGCCCAGGGTGACCGGGTCTTTTCATACATGCCCCGGATTCCGGAGCACTACGTGGCGCTGGTCGGCACGCTCAAACACGGTGCCGTCTGGGGAAGTGTCAACGAGCGGTTCGGCCCCGACGGCATCTCGTACCGTCTGGACGACTGCGACGCGAAGGTCGTCGTCACCACGACCGACAATCGCGACACGGTCGAAGACGCGCTGGACGAGGCCCCGTCGGTCGAACACGTACTCACCGTTGACCGCGGGGGCGGCGCACCCGCTGACGACGTGGTGTTCAATACCGCGCTTGATGGCGCGAGCACGGCGTACGAGGTCGCTGAGACCAGCGGGGAAGACGACGCGCTGCTGTACTACACTTCGGGAACGACCGGGCTGGCCAAGGGTGTCCTCCACAAACAGCGCTGGATCGCCGGCGTCGCGGCAACACAGAAGTACGCCGTGGACCTTCAAGACGGCGACCTGTACTGGTCGACCGGTGACCTCGGCTGGCTGACGGGTGCAATCAACACCCTCGGTGCCTGGTTCTGGGGTGCGTCGCTGTTCACGTACGAAGGCGAGTTCGACACCGACGAGTGGGCCGCCCTGCTCGACGAATACCCGATTAGCGTCCTGTTCTCGGTTCCGACGGCGTACCGGATGCTCCGGGAGAACGAGGAGGTCCTTGCGGATGTCGACCTCGATTTGCGGCATGCGCTTTCCATCGGCGAACCGCTCAGCGCCGGCGTCGTCGAGTGGGGAGAAGACGAACTCGGCGTCACGATTCTGGATACGTACGGCCAGACTGAGACCGGGAACATGATCATCAACAACTATCCAACGATGGACCTCCGGCCCGGGTCGATGGGGAAACCACTCCCCGGAATCGAGGCCGACATCGTCGACCCACAGAGCGGCGAGGTTCTGGAACCCGGTGAGACGGGCGAAATCGCACAGCGCGGCGACTACCCGTGTTTCTTCGCCGAGTTCTGGAACAAGCCCGAGAAGACCCAGCGGGCATTTATCGACGGTCCAGACGGGAAATGGTATCTCTCGGGTGATCTGGCACACAAAGACGAGGACGGCTACTTCTGGTTCGAGGGGCGTGCGGACGACGTGATCCTCTCTGCTGGCTACCGCATCGGGCCGTTCGAGGTCGAGAGTTCGCTGGGTGAACACGACGCGGTCGCCGAGGCGGCAGTCGTCCCCAAACCACACGAGGCGCGAGGGAACATCGTCAAGGCCTATGTCGTGCCGAGCGAGGACGCTGAGCCATCCGCCTCGCTCAAAGAAGACATCCAGAGCTACGTGAAAGAAGAGCTCTCAGCACACGAGTACCCGCGCGAAATCGAGTTCCGGGAGGGCCTACCCAAAACAGTGACCGGGAAAATTCGCCGAACCGAACTCCACGACGACGCCGAAGCAGAAGCCGAAGTCGAATCCTGA